The genomic stretch GGTTAGGGGATATGGTGAAGAGAAGGGATGACCAGATGGAGTACATGAGGTTTTTGAGCTGTGAAACTTTTCTATATGATACTGCAAGGGTGGATACAAATTATACATTTCTCAAAACCAATAGATCTGTAGACataaagagtgaatcctaatgtaaaatATAGACTTAAATTACtaataatgcatcaatattgagtcatcaattgtaacaaatgtgctatactaATCCAAGACGTTAATAACGGGAAATTatgggagggggttggggtgtgAGGAGGGCAGGTAACAaggaaatttgtattttctgtgcaatttttctataaacctaaaactgctataaaaataaagtttattgctCAAGATGGCACATCAATACAGATcaagatgcttcagggctctgcaCCTAATCCCCCCACCCTTAAGGAAGcactgaacaaccagcaagaactggcaaaacGTTCTCTCAAAGCTCCGGAAAATGACTCCacttaaaggactgcagtaacggGATGCAAGCCAAATCAAAAAAGGGCTACTTAAAAGCAATATGCagtaattgtatactttgaatgggtttatagtgtgtgaatgtatctcagtaaaactgcattaaaaaaaaaaaaaaaaacaaaacggatctcagggcaCTTGGATTGGCCACTCCACCACCCTCACTGGCTCAGTGAGGAGCTGGTCCACCCTCCCAGCGGGGGACCCCTGATTCTGGTTCGGAAGGGAGTAGAGTAAGCCTCGTACACATACTGGACTCTTTCACgttcctaaacaaccagtgggtttaagaagaaactgcaagggaaatcagtaaatatctatagaagaatgaaaatgagaacacaacatatcaaaacctacaggatgcagcgaaagtggtgctgagaggtaaatttatagttctaaatacaTACaccaaaaaggaagagagagttaaaatcaaagacctcactgaacaactgaagagactagagaataatcagcaaactaaccctaaagcaagtagaagaaaagaaataacaaagattaaagcagaagtaaatgagctggagaacaaaaaaataacagaataaataaaagcaaaagttggttctttgagatcaacaagattgacaaacccttagctagactgacgaaGTCAAAAAGAGCggagacccaaataaacaaaatcaaaaatgagagcagggacattaCTAACGGTcccaaagatattttaaaaatcataagagggtcccctggccacaaaaacttacagatttcgctgatctcaacagttctacgttttcatgagtgttgtatgaagtatgcccaaagtcagattgctctgtggtgtccagtccacgcagttcctggctttctacctactttactggaggagtaactaaaacatacagctcaccagtccgccatcttgccctgcctcctatcCTATCCCCGCCATTCTATCCACATCTGCTATTTGCCACAAATTAGTGTGGGCATGGGGGATGACTGGATGCCAACAACTTTTTTGTCTGTTCAGCATCTGACTTTCTTTAAGAGGGTGTGGTAGAAACTGGGTTCACAGGCAGCCTTCCTCTGAGAGCTTTGTACCATCTCTCTAAATTTGTTGAATATCTCTACCACGGACCAGCTGTTAAGAGGTGAGGGCGTGGATTGTTTCTTGGGTTTTGAGTTTGTTCCTCCATTCTGCAGAGAGACACTCACTTTGCTGAGAAAGTTTGGGCCTGTTTCCTGAGTCAGCATGAGTTTTCATCCCCCAGTTCATAGCTGGTCCGTAGCTGCTACATAGGGTTGCCTCCTAGTCTCACACTTCCCAGTCAAAGAAATCTGGTCAGAGAAAACAGCGCCACGGTGTGGCCATCGGCACTCTCTCCAGTCCTGCTCCAACGTCCATTAAGCCAGCAGGGAGTGCGGGTGGGACTGCTGGGGTTACACTCCAGATCAGTGTTCTCTGTCTTGACTGCTGCCCTCCTGTCTTCTGACCCCAGGCTGGGCACAGGGGGCCCATCAGGTCTTCAGAATCTCCTCTAAAACAATGCTCCAAAAGGAGACCTGTCACTTGGCTCCCTGAGTTCTCTCTGAATTTGGTTTTGTCTTTATTCTAAatcctttttaatctttttggtGCTTATCTGGGGAGACAGGTTTTGTAAATGTAGTATAATACCACCAGCTTTCTTAGAAATACTCTGGGAAAAATTGTGAGAgagcaaaatacattttaatttttcttcatttctcctttcccagtgcttttcttccagttggcCTTTCCAGGGACATaatttccccctcccccaacccacccATATGCCCTACTGCAGGCCACCCAGACAGTCCCATCCCTGTACCATCAGAGCTATTAGCTCAGGGCCCTGCTTTGCTCTGAGCTCCTGGGTTCAGGATGATCAACGGCTTACATTTAACATCTCTCAGGGAACAGGCTTCTAGATTGTAATAGTCCCTCCAAAAGGCTGTCTGATGGTCAGAATGTCAAGTGTCATTTCAGATGGTGATGGAGTTATTTCCAGGTGGAGCAGGATAGTGAAATTTGATGGCCTGAAAAGCACCATGCTAGTGGCCACCCAGCCCCAGTTACCCACGAGGCTTGCACACCTTGTCAAAGACCCCTTGTTGTTAGGCTGCTCTCTGCAGGTTCTGTCAATGAGGGAGACTGAAGGGGAGTGGAGGCCAAAAGGTGCTAAAATACTTGGTGTTCAGAAATTTCCTTCCTCCCTATTCCTCTTATGTCCCTAGGGAGGGGCCCAATGGTCCAGAAAATGTTACCTCCCCTACCTGGCACGTAGTGGCCGCTCAAAGGCGTTTGCCGAACTTAATTGATTCTGGAACACAATGCGCTatcatggagacaaaaattaCGGAGCAGAAACTTTGGAATCCGATCCGTTTCTTCTCAAAGCAAGAATCTAGAATTTCTACCTGtgcaactttgggcaagttattttacctttctggtaaaataaaaaaagttttcctCATGAATAAAATACCTACGCCATGTCGTGGGGATAAGCCGTAACGAGTTAGTGATCCGATTTCTAAGCTGCGCCTGCGAGGCCTCCCCCAGGCCGCGCGGGGGCGCTGCGGCTCCGCCGAGGGCCCGGCCTTTCCTCGCGGCGCCGGGGGACGCAGGCTGCGGGCGAGCCTTGGAGCGGCGGCGACGCGGCGCTGCGACCCGGGTGAGTGCGGCCGCTGGGCGGGGTCGCCCCCCTCCAGGTCTTTCCCCGCGCGCCCGGGCGCCCCTCGCCCCAGGGCCGGAGAGCAGCGACTGGGCTGCACTCTCGCGGCCGCCCCACCGGGGACCCAGTCCCGCCGCCGCCCGATCCTCCCGCTTTCCCGAGGGCGCCGGCGCCGACCCGCCGGGACTCCGGGTCCCTCCCTGCGGCCGCCCAAGCGACGGGGCTGGCTGAGGAGGCCCCTGCGAAAGCGAGAGAAGCGCGGGCTACGCCGCCATCCTTGGCATTAAACTTAGTGGTGCAGTAGAAAGAGGCGacctctgcctttctcttcttTCGAGTTGCCTGGGGAACTGTGGGCACGTCACTTCCCCTCCTCTAAACCTGTTTCCTCCTCAGTAAAAGGAGAGACGTTGGACCAGATGGTCTCAAAGGCCCTTTCACCACTGACTTTGCGGGGTGTGTGTGCGGGGCTCAGCCAGGATCTGTGCTCTCACCCCGGGCCCCGCCCATCTTCCCCGCAGGCTCTCCCACCGTCACCCTGGCCCTTCTCTGCTTGGATGGTGTCTTCCTCTCCTCAGCTGAAAATGACTTTGTCCACCGGATTCAGGAGGAGCTGGACTGCTTCTTGCTTCAGAAGCAGCTGTCAAAGTAAGCTGGGGTGAGGGCagtggaggagctgcagctgcctGTGCCCACTTTGCTCCTAGAAAGGGCAGGGTTTGCCCGGAGCCCCCCCATGGCCTCTTCCCTAGTGGTGCATCCAAGGGAACTGAACTGCAGCTGGCTCAGACTTTGACCTTTAGTCTTAGTAATATATATTCCTTAGTCTCTCCCAGTGGCATCTTTTCTTTGTACTTCTGAGCAGCACCTGGAGATTGAGGGGGCCAAGCAGGACTGGGGATGAATCCCTGTGAATCCTTGCTGTGAAAATCTCTATGCTCAGTTCTTTGCAGTCTGACTGGGGCCCAAGGAGGGCAGAGGGAGTCTCGTGCTAAGCCACCTTTAAGCGGGCAGTGGACCTGGAAGGGGTCAGGCCCCAGTGAGTGGACCTGGAGCCCCGGCTCAGCATTCCTTCCGGTCCCTTCCTAGGGTACTTCTTTTCCCCCCACTCTCCAGTCGCCTCCGGTACTTGATCCATAGAACAGCAGAGAATTTTGGTCTCTTGAGCAGCTTCTCTGTTGGGGAGGGCTGGAGGAGGAGGACGGTCGTCTGTCACTTGGACATCAGGTCTGTATCCTGCTGCCTTGGAGGGTCCTTCACGGTTCATTGTGGGTGGTTGGGTCAGCTGGTCAGTCCCTGGGAGGGCAACGCTTGTTGGCTCCCAGGGAGCCAGAGCTGGGGACCCCCCGGCTGCTGCCTCTATCCCCAGCCTCACTTGCTTAAATTTAGTGCTGCCCTTTGCTGCAGCAGTAGAGGTGATGTGCATTTTTGTGGAATTCACTTATGCAAATTGAGCTATGCTCTtgggcaaaaaaagaaagagagagacagtgtTTTAAGTCTTGAGGGTGAGTCTGCCTAACAGTTCCTCCCGATGAACTTGTGCCCCAGAGAGACCAGGAAACAAGCAAATGCAACGATGCTTCGGGCGTCTCCCTTTCCATGCATCTCTCAGGATGAGCTCACTCTCGTAGTAACTATGATCCTAGTGCATGAAGTTACATACTTTTCTACTAACATACATTTACCAAGTGCAAAGATTTACCTTGCCTGGTGCCTAACCAAAGATCCAGCTATCTCTAATTTGGTTCATAACACTGGGGGGAGAACTAATTCTTTTGACTTCTTGAGAGATGGTATTCCACCCTCCAACACAATGCCTTCCTGAGAATTTCATGGATCATGTTGGCTTTGGATTTGGTGTGATGCTGATTTGAGAGCCTTATGCCTAAATGAGGGTTGGCTCCTGTAAACCATTTTCCTTTGGTCTTAAACGCCACTGATTTTTTCCTCGTGCTCCTGCTCCAGGTTGCCCAGTTCAGATGGCCTGTCTGGCCCCTGCcaccctcctgcctcccaccctGGCAAGTACCGTGGTCCTCGCCGCAGCTCAAACCAGGGAACAGCCGCTGGTCCCCGGGGGGCGAGGGCCAGCCGCTGGCATCGTGGACACAAGCCGGACCAGGTTTTGTATGTGCCCCGGGTGTTGTGCAGACAAGGAGAAGAGGTGCCAACCCCGGCTCCCGGGTTCAAGGGAGAGGCTGTGGCTGGCGGGGTCCCAGAAGAGTCTGGAGATGTTGACACTGGAGACCCTAACCCTGATCAGGGACCCCCTGGATCGATGCCTCAGGCAACGGAGGACCTAAAGGGCTGGGGCCAAAGTTGTGAGAATGAGCCGCTGCGGGACCCAGCAGGCACTGAGTCCCCAGGACCTGAGAGCCACTCAGGGGTGGGACACAGGTTGGACATGGCCCAGCAGCTTGTGTCCAGCCTGCAGCTGAACTTGGAAGAGGGGAATGAGAGTCAGCTGAAGAAGGGCACAGCggcagaggaggaagaagaggaagaggtagAGGAGGCGGAGGAGGTGGAGCGTGGCAGCTGTTCTGAGGACGATTACAATGAGCTGCTGCAGGAGGTGATGAGGCTCTTAAGCCCGGAAAAGGGAGGGCGGAAGTGAGGTGGGTGTAGCTTTGGGTGGACAAGGACAAGGGTCTGGTGTGGATGGGCGGGGGCTGTGTGGCGTGCAtgaggcagggctggggtggtggTAATTGGTCCTTTAGCAAGCATTGGGGAGGGACCAAGGGATCTTGCCAGAAGGAGTTGGGACTCGCAGGGCAGAGAAGAGTTGTCAGGGGAGGTGTGGAGCTGGGTCTCAGCCCAACCATTTAGGAGcaatgtgaccttgagcaagtcagtttgcttttttaagtatcagtttcttcatctgaaagaAAAGCAGATAATAATGATACATCACAAGGTAACATAGTGGAAGTGGAAATGCTTTGTAACACTACAGATGTTGGTCACGAAAATTACTATTATATCGGAAAGTTTGTCTTACAACCACGGAACGGTGTGTCTGCCCCTGAGACTGGCTTTGGCCTTGGGTTGGGAAGGCAGGCACCTTtccttgttttatagatgaggagtgAAGACCAGAAAGTCTTGTTTAATATCATATCACTAACAGGGAAGGAAGGCTCTGGACTTGCCCAACTCTTTTTCTTACTGGCTGTGTCATttggggcaaattacttaactttttgaCTTTTTGTTTCCCCTTCTTTAAAATGGATTTATTGAGTGTTGTTCTGAGGTTTatataaaatggtatatttaAGTGTCCATTTCCCAGTGAGAACTCTATAAAAGTAAGTTACCTCTCCTAAAACTCACACTTACTGGTCTTGCAGCCCAGGCTGCCAtcctgccatcttccccagattCCTGCTGGGCAGGGCCCTCGTGAAAGCCCCCCGTGACCCTCTCCTCCCTGCCGCAGGAGGAGCCTGCAGCACCCTCAGGGTGTGGTCTCTGCACCAGATCCTTGGAGCCCTGCCTGGCAGAGCTCGCCTTGCTGAAGGGTCTGTTCTCTCCCAGATAACAGACAACCTGACTGAAAAGGAGATTCAGGTAGAGAAGATCCATGTAGACACATCCTCCTTTGTAGAGGAGCTGCCAGGGGAGAAGGACTTTGCCCACGTGGTGGAGATCTATGACTTTGAACCAGCACTCAAGACGCAGGACCTACTGGCGGCATTTTCTGAGTTCCAGTGAGTGCTGGCAGGGTTGTGGGGGTGGTGGAGAGGGGGTGTTTGCATTCTAATGTCTAGGAAGTCCCTTTGTTGTTGGGGACACTTGCCGGTCCCTCTCTCCGTGCCTAATGATCTAGAAAGATAGAAGGTGGAGGTGGTTGCTTTTGGCTCTGTGCTCCGGGCAGTTGCTGGCCCTGACCGTGGGGAGGAGAGGAGCTGATTGGTTGTAGGCACATTCCAGAGGCCCCAGAGCTGGTCCTGCTGGCGCAGAGCTGTGTATCCCTGTCCCATGTGTGCTCATGCCTGCCAGGACCAGGGGTTCCCTCCATCAGGCTCGCGGGGCAGCTGGCAGCCCCCTCACCTGCCCTTGCTCTGCATCCCAGCAGACCGAGGCCCGTCTCTGCaggaatgtttttctggggtgagCTGGGCTTGAACAACCCAGTAGGGTGAGTCGGGGTGGAAATGGGAGCCAGTTGGGATATAATGAGAGAAAAGGCTTTCCTTCTCCATTTCTCCAAATTCCTcgtcttttctccttttttatttttcttcctcatttttctttctctgattccctttctcttttcttgcttagtttttttaaaatccctttcTTCTTGGCCCTCTTTTCTGATTCTTTGCTTCCCAAACAGCCTTCCCTTACCCTCCCTGAGCCTGAGGGAGAAAAGCTGACAGGCCAGCTGGGTGGCACCTGAGAAGTTCTGCTCTCTGTCCCTGAAGGTGTGGCTGGACTGGGGACACTGGTGATGCCTCAGCCGGGGTGGGCAGCACCCCCAAAGGAGCTGAATGGGAGGCCCAGAACTGCTTTTGGCCTTTCACAGGCCGTGGAGTTGGTGGTGCCTTCCTGAGCTGTAGAAATAAAGGTTCGCTGGGAACAGTAACATTGCTACACTTTATTTAGGTCCTGCCGtgtctccccatccccaccctataAACCCTGTCATCTCAGGCCTTGGAGCCCACGCCCTTGGCCTGGCTGGGACAGTGCCTGTGGGAACCTTCTTCATCCTGGGCACTGGGCTGTAAGAACCCTTCGAGTCCTGGCTGCTTCAGTTCTCGGAGTCAGGGACACACCTGACAGATTAATGCGGGTGACATTTGTCTTTCTGAAGCTAATTGTACGGTTTTCAGAGAAACTGCTGCAACTGGTTGTCTCCTCCACAAGAGACCAGaacttgtcctgggcttgtaGTGTTTGAAGCCTGGAGGTAGAAGGGACCTTCCCATCTCCCAGGATTCTAAGAGGAAAGGCCTTTGATCATTTGCTTTCATAACCactctgtctcctctcccctgGCACAGGGAGAACGGTTTCAAGATTCAGTGGGTGGATGACACTCACGCACTCGGCATCTTTCCCTGCCTGGAGTCAGGTAATGGGGCTTGCACTGTGGGCTCAGCCCTTTCTCTGACCACCCTTGAGAGGGGAAGGACCCTTGGAGTCTGGGGAGGCTTGGTTTCCCTGGGAGGAAGATTGCCCATCTCCAGGGTGCAGGTTAAGCTGACCAGGGAGGCTCCTGGGGTTCTGCTCCCACCAGCCCAATCCCGAAATCCaagagggagcagagtgggcCTTGGCCCAGGAAGCTCACAGTAATAAATCCTTAGCCTTTCATATTCATGTTAGTGCCTTCAATTTCAGGATTTCAGATTCAGGTGACATTTGCTAAGCACTTGTCATGACCTAGGTACTTGCACATATTAAAAGAAATCATAGGAAATGGCTGTTTTTTATAGGTCAAAAGCATGCAAATGCTGGCAATTTTGTATGTGCAAGCTAATGCATTCTCAGTCAGCTTTCACTGAAATTACTTCCATTTTACTGAGGGGTCTGAGATTCCCAAAATATCAATGGTCTGTTCAAGGTTATGGAATCTCTCAGAACGGAAGCTGGGGATACCATCCAGGTCTCCTAACTATAACTTATGTTCCTTCTCCCCTCAGCCACTTTCCTGAGCTGCCAGGGTCCATTGCCCCTGTCACACCACTGCcattttttgtgtatttatgaatAGTACCCTCCCATCCCACACACTTGGCTGGGCTTGTCACACCATGGCCCCCGTACACGAGAGCAGCCATGGCTGGTGGGGGCCCAGTCCTCAGGAGAGCGTGAGGTTTCACGGAGTAGGGCTGGCGTTTAGGGAGCAGTGGGGTGGAGGCTCAGACCCTGGAGAGGGTGCCTgcagaaaaggagggagagaaggccaGGAGGCCAGCTGGTGAGCACTGGGCTAGGGGTGGGTCCCTGGCTGTCCCCTTAGCTCTGCCATAAACTATGTGGACTTGTCAAGCCCTGGCCTGTTAACTCATGTGTAAAACAGTGGGTGTTTTGGACCTGAAACCCCTTCCGTCTCTGACTTGCCGTGTGCTGTAAAAGTGCTCCATGGTCCTGAAGGCTTCACTGCGTAGTGTAACTCAGGGCAGTGAGGGCAGGTCCCCTGGGAGGCTCTTGAGTGGTGTAAGATCCTGGGCTTTACTAGAAGTCAGGGAGCCTGCCTCTCCTGAAGTCAGAATTGTAGCCTGACTGGGCAGCCCCCGATCAGCAGCGGGAGTGTGGGGAAGCTGGGTTCTGCGCAGTTTTCTGTCTGAGAGTGCAGGCATCCCTCCCCCAGGCCTGCGGGGCTCTGGAGGGCAAGGGCTGGGTGTGGCAGTTGTCTCTTGTCCAACAGAGTGGAGTCAGAACAGCCCCGTCCCTGAGCCTTGAATGGGCTACACTGATGGGTAGCATCAGTTTGGGTGATACATGTGCCCCTGGGGCCAGAGGTGCTTCATCCAGGAGTCTGGGGATGTCTCCAGATCTGTTTTCTCTCCATAGCTGCAGAAGCCCTGACTAGAGATTTCTCAGTGCTCAAGATCCGGCCCCTCACACAAGGAACCAAGCAGTCAAAGCTCAAAGCCTTGCA from Choloepus didactylus isolate mChoDid1 chromosome 2, mChoDid1.pri, whole genome shotgun sequence encodes the following:
- the LOC119521861 gene encoding R3H and coiled-coil domain-containing protein 1-like; amino-acid sequence: MPQATEDLKGWGQSCENEPLRDPAGTESPGPESHSGVGHRLDMAQQLVSSLQLNLEEGNESQLKKGTAAEEEEEEEVEEAEEVERGSCSEDDYNELLQEITDNLTEKEIQVEKIHVDTSSFVEELPGEKDFAHVVEIYDFEPALKTQDLLAAFSEFQENGFKIQWVDDTHALGIFPCLESAAEALTRDFSVLKIRPLTQGTKQSKLKALQKPKLLHQAKERPQTNTAVARRLVARALGLQHRKKERSGAEKPPQP